The Doryrhamphus excisus isolate RoL2022-K1 chromosome 1, RoL_Dexc_1.0, whole genome shotgun sequence genome includes a window with the following:
- the sprtn gene encoding DNA-dependent metalloprotease SPRTN isoform X1 produces MDEDYLLALQLQEQFNNEDDAPILASAANTRKAELSGGALVPWQRRVEPQGPLSIVDPSWETLDPTPDVRAMFLEFNGRFFWGKLSGVEVKWSPRMTLCAGVCSYEGRGGLCSIRLSEPLLKLRPRKDLVETLLHEMIHALLFVTHNDRDREGHGPEFCKHMKRINKDSGTNITVSVSPINLLELVLNPLLPPPQVYHSFNDEVDVYRQHWWRCDGPCQNRRPYFGYVKRAMNRAPSRLDPWWGDHQRTCGGTYTKVKEPEGYAKKKAKKEAEGNGKRSASGKPSGSGSVSRDIRDVIPFSGKGLVLGGTPSKGWAPPAASSSGDPPLMTGGGLPPSPGQKMLPKKSVANTRVFVSINGSPMRISKPSRGAKSQGADRATQPSIEDLFTKSAGRSSTAHAQPRLSADTWNSNISASSSGASQGPKCPSSVPSGSPATAKPPQSKKRPSEDSSSIFEVFNKRLRTESKDMLPSSGLQASPASSCSSSALVMVNCPVCQASVQETSINQHLDVCLS; encoded by the exons ATGGATGAAGACTACCTGCTAGCCCTGCAACTTCAAGAACAGTTTAACAACGAGGACGACGCTCCTATTTTGGCGTCCGCTGCCAATACACGGAAAGCGGAACTCAGCGGCGGCGCACTTGTGCCCTGGCAGCGGAGGGTGGAGCCCCAGGGGCCGCTGTCCATCGTGGATCCGTCGTGGGAGACGCTGGACCCGACTCCGGACGTCAGGGCCATGTTCCTGGAGTTCAACGGCAGGTTCTTCTGGGGCAAGCTCAGCGGTGTGGAGGTGAAGTGGAGCCCCAGGATGACACT GTGCGCGGGTGTGTGTTCCTACGAGGGCCGAGGCGGACTTTGTTCTATCAGACTCAGCGAGCCTCTTCTCAAGCTCAGGCCCAGGAAAGACCTGGTGGAG ACGCTCCTCCATGAGATGATCCACGCTCTCCTGTTTGTGACCCACAACGACCGAGACCGTGAAGGCCACGGGCCCGAGTTCTGCAAGCACATGAAGCGCATCAACAAGGACAGCGGCACCAACATCACAGTAAGCGTCTCCCCCATCAACCTCCTGGAGCTCGTACTGAACCCCCTCCTGCCCCCTCCCCAGGTGTACCACAGCTTCAACGACGAGGTGGACGTGTACCGCCAGCACTGGTGGCGTTGCGACGGGCCCTGCCAGAACCGCAGGCCCTACTTCGGCTACGTGAAGAGGGCCATGAATCGGGCCCCCTCACGCCTGGACCCCTGGTGGGGGGACCACCAGAGGACGTGCGGGGGGACCTACACCAAGGTGAAGGAGCCTGAGGGCTACGCCAAGAAGAAAGCCAAGAAGGAGGCTGAAGGAAACGGGAAGAGGTCTGCCAGTGGAAAGCCTTCAG GGTCGGGGTCTGTCTCTCGGGACATTCGGGATGTCATCCCATTCAGTGGAAAAGGCTTGGTCCTCGGCGGGACGCCCTCTAAGGGTTGGGCCCCTCCCGCCGCCTCCTCATCTGGCGATCCTCCCCTCATGACAGGAGGAGGGTTGCCTCCCTCGCCGGGCCAGAAGATGCTCCCCAAGAAGTCTGTAGCAAACACCAGAGTCTTTGTCAGCATCAACGGCTCCCCCATGAGGATCTCCAAACCTTCTCGTGGTGCTAAGAGTCAAGGAGCGGACAGAGCCACGCAGCCGTCCATTGAGGATCTTTTCACCAAGTCCGCAGGACGCTCGTCCACCGCACACGCCCAACCCCGTCTTAGCGCTGACACTTGGAATAGCAACATCAGCGCATCCTCCTCGGGGGCGTCGCAGGGCCCCAAATGTCCTTCATCTGTCCCCAGTGGCAGCCCCGCCACCGCCAAGCCCCCGCAGTCCAAAAAGAGACCGTCAGAAGACTCGTCCAGCATCTTTGAGGTCTTCAACAAGAGGCTGAGGACCGAGTCCAAGGACATGCTGCCTTCGTCTGGGCTGCAAGCTAGCCCCGCCTCCTCGTGTTCCTCCTCTGCCTTGGTGATGGTCAACTGTCCCGTGTGTCAGGCCAGCGTGCAGGAGACAAGCATCAACCAGCATCTTGACGTCTGTCTCTCCTGA
- the sprtn gene encoding DNA-dependent metalloprotease SPRTN isoform X2 yields MDEDYLLALQLQEQFNNEDDAPILASAANTRKAELSGGALVPWQRRVEPQGPLSIVDPSWETLDPTPDVRAMFLEFNGRFFWGKLSGVEVKWSPRMTLCAGVCSYEGRGGLCSIRLSEPLLKLRPRKDLVETLLHEMIHALLFVTHNDRDREGHGPEFCKHMKRINKDSGTNITVYHSFNDEVDVYRQHWWRCDGPCQNRRPYFGYVKRAMNRAPSRLDPWWGDHQRTCGGTYTKVKEPEGYAKKKAKKEAEGNGKRSASGKPSGSGSVSRDIRDVIPFSGKGLVLGGTPSKGWAPPAASSSGDPPLMTGGGLPPSPGQKMLPKKSVANTRVFVSINGSPMRISKPSRGAKSQGADRATQPSIEDLFTKSAGRSSTAHAQPRLSADTWNSNISASSSGASQGPKCPSSVPSGSPATAKPPQSKKRPSEDSSSIFEVFNKRLRTESKDMLPSSGLQASPASSCSSSALVMVNCPVCQASVQETSINQHLDVCLS; encoded by the exons ATGGATGAAGACTACCTGCTAGCCCTGCAACTTCAAGAACAGTTTAACAACGAGGACGACGCTCCTATTTTGGCGTCCGCTGCCAATACACGGAAAGCGGAACTCAGCGGCGGCGCACTTGTGCCCTGGCAGCGGAGGGTGGAGCCCCAGGGGCCGCTGTCCATCGTGGATCCGTCGTGGGAGACGCTGGACCCGACTCCGGACGTCAGGGCCATGTTCCTGGAGTTCAACGGCAGGTTCTTCTGGGGCAAGCTCAGCGGTGTGGAGGTGAAGTGGAGCCCCAGGATGACACT GTGCGCGGGTGTGTGTTCCTACGAGGGCCGAGGCGGACTTTGTTCTATCAGACTCAGCGAGCCTCTTCTCAAGCTCAGGCCCAGGAAAGACCTGGTGGAG ACGCTCCTCCATGAGATGATCCACGCTCTCCTGTTTGTGACCCACAACGACCGAGACCGTGAAGGCCACGGGCCCGAGTTCTGCAAGCACATGAAGCGCATCAACAAGGACAGCGGCACCAACATCACA GTGTACCACAGCTTCAACGACGAGGTGGACGTGTACCGCCAGCACTGGTGGCGTTGCGACGGGCCCTGCCAGAACCGCAGGCCCTACTTCGGCTACGTGAAGAGGGCCATGAATCGGGCCCCCTCACGCCTGGACCCCTGGTGGGGGGACCACCAGAGGACGTGCGGGGGGACCTACACCAAGGTGAAGGAGCCTGAGGGCTACGCCAAGAAGAAAGCCAAGAAGGAGGCTGAAGGAAACGGGAAGAGGTCTGCCAGTGGAAAGCCTTCAG GGTCGGGGTCTGTCTCTCGGGACATTCGGGATGTCATCCCATTCAGTGGAAAAGGCTTGGTCCTCGGCGGGACGCCCTCTAAGGGTTGGGCCCCTCCCGCCGCCTCCTCATCTGGCGATCCTCCCCTCATGACAGGAGGAGGGTTGCCTCCCTCGCCGGGCCAGAAGATGCTCCCCAAGAAGTCTGTAGCAAACACCAGAGTCTTTGTCAGCATCAACGGCTCCCCCATGAGGATCTCCAAACCTTCTCGTGGTGCTAAGAGTCAAGGAGCGGACAGAGCCACGCAGCCGTCCATTGAGGATCTTTTCACCAAGTCCGCAGGACGCTCGTCCACCGCACACGCCCAACCCCGTCTTAGCGCTGACACTTGGAATAGCAACATCAGCGCATCCTCCTCGGGGGCGTCGCAGGGCCCCAAATGTCCTTCATCTGTCCCCAGTGGCAGCCCCGCCACCGCCAAGCCCCCGCAGTCCAAAAAGAGACCGTCAGAAGACTCGTCCAGCATCTTTGAGGTCTTCAACAAGAGGCTGAGGACCGAGTCCAAGGACATGCTGCCTTCGTCTGGGCTGCAAGCTAGCCCCGCCTCCTCGTGTTCCTCCTCTGCCTTGGTGATGGTCAACTGTCCCGTGTGTCAGGCCAGCGTGCAGGAGACAAGCATCAACCAGCATCTTGACGTCTGTCTCTCCTGA
- the fam89a gene encoding sprT-like domain-containing protein Spartan, producing the protein MNGKSANGMAGGMACIDGLPPLPKSLSGLLNSSGGSWRDMERMYVKKTMIQDDLSRGRNNADNLLANKPASLDAALALLRKEMVGLRQQDMSLLCQLWSLHESIQEYKGSCQDLSAASSLSMMDNGYFDEDDEYYPDTGATPTGDRPGAEAESEVVAKNGGGVGKDDSWESFRVTI; encoded by the exons ATGAACGGGAAGTCGGCCAACGGCATGGCGGGAGGAATGGCGTGCATCGACGGTCTGCCTCCGCTGCCCAAGAGCCTGAGCGGATTACTCAATTCCAGTGGCGGCTCCTGGAGGGACATGGAGAGGATGTACGTGAAGAAGACCATGATCCAGGACGACCTGAGCCGGGGCAGGAACAACGCCGACAACCTGCTGGCCAACAAGCCGGCCAGCCTCGACGCCGCCCTGGCTCTCCTGCGGAAAGAGATG GTGGGCCTGCGCCAGCAGGACATGTCCCTGCTGTGCCAGCTGTGGTCGCTGCACGAGTCCATCCAGGAATACAAGGGCAGCTGCCAGGACCTGAGCGCCGCCTCCAGCCTCAGCATGATGGACAACGGATACTTCGATGAGGACGACGAGTACTACCCGGACACGGGGGCCACGCCCACTGGCGACCGGCCGGGCGCGGAGGCCGAGAGCGAGGTGGTGGCAAAGAACGGCGGGGGCGTCGGCAAGGACGACAGCTGGGAGTCCTTTCGCGTCACCATCTGA